The following proteins are encoded in a genomic region of Sulfurimonas sp. HSL3-7:
- a CDS encoding peroxiredoxin, with translation MLVTNKAPDFTATTVMGNNEIKEDFNLYENFGENGTVLFFYPLDFTFVCPSEIIAFDHRLDEFKSRGIEVIGVSIDSQFSHFAWKNTPVNEGGIGQVRYPLVADLTKEIAKSYDVLLDGGVALRGSFLIDKDGTVRHAVINDLPLGRNIDEMIRMVDAMLFTNEHGEVCAAGWNKGDEGMKADTAGVAEYLAKHEKDL, from the coding sequence ATGCTAGTAACAAACAAAGCACCTGACTTTACAGCAACCACTGTAATGGGAAACAATGAAATCAAAGAAGACTTCAACCTATACGAGAACTTCGGTGAAAACGGTACGGTTCTTTTCTTCTATCCACTTGACTTCACCTTTGTATGTCCATCTGAGATCATCGCATTCGACCACCGTCTGGATGAGTTCAAGTCACGTGGTATTGAAGTAATCGGTGTCTCTATTGACTCTCAGTTCTCTCACTTTGCCTGGAAGAACACACCGGTAAACGAAGGCGGTATCGGCCAGGTCCGTTACCCGCTGGTTGCCGACCTTACCAAAGAGATCGCAAAATCATATGATGTTCTTCTTGACGGCGGTGTTGCACTGCGCGGTTCATTCCTGATCGACAAAGACGGTACTGTTCGCCACGCTGTTATCAATGACCTTCCTCTTGGACGTAACATCGATGAGATGATCCGTATGGTTGACGCAATGCTTTTCACTAACGAGCACGGTGAAGTATGTGCTGCGGGTTGGAACAAAGGTGACGAAGGTATGAAAGCCGACACTGCCGGTGTTGCCGAGTACCTTGCTAAACACGAAAAAGATCTGTAA
- a CDS encoding glycosyltransferase family 1 protein, whose amino-acid sequence MNTELPNIILVSDTVFDSNGVSRFIHDMAKFAPSYGSRFNVITSSPLETYGFSDNILNVKSLLSIRMPFYKEQFISVIPPFWRLFNEVRAFNPDVIHISTPGSLGICALLIAKMLNIKVVGTYHTDFPSYIYQNTKKEFMLAATRGYMRFFYQKLDKVFARSQQNLKILETEIHVNAENLVEIRAGTDIEAFSPSFASETIWATYDIDKNAVKLLYVGRLSVEKNFDFLLDLFQRYRTNSDKKVVLVAVGEGSRLKEKERLKEEGIYLLGRKKGEELSRIYASSDLFVFPSVTETLGQAVMEAAASGLSAVVSNQGGVTQSVEHGVNGYCVDTNNELLWLEKMDELICNGSLRREMGQSARAKMEGRSIKSSCEQFLKQHDFELREKRG is encoded by the coding sequence CCGTTTTTGATTCCAACGGCGTTTCGCGTTTCATTCACGATATGGCTAAATTCGCCCCTTCCTACGGTAGCCGGTTTAACGTGATCACATCATCGCCTTTGGAGACGTATGGCTTCAGTGACAACATTCTGAATGTAAAATCATTGTTGAGTATCAGGATGCCTTTTTACAAAGAGCAGTTTATCAGTGTCATCCCCCCGTTTTGGAGGCTGTTTAACGAGGTCAGGGCATTCAACCCCGATGTGATCCATATTTCGACACCGGGGAGTTTGGGGATCTGCGCGCTGTTGATCGCAAAGATGCTGAATATTAAAGTGGTGGGTACCTATCACACAGATTTTCCAAGCTATATCTACCAAAATACGAAAAAAGAGTTTATGCTGGCGGCAACACGGGGCTATATGCGTTTCTTTTATCAAAAGCTCGACAAAGTGTTCGCCCGGTCACAGCAGAATCTGAAGATACTGGAAACGGAGATACATGTCAATGCCGAAAACCTGGTCGAGATCAGAGCGGGTACGGATATTGAGGCTTTTTCACCGAGCTTCGCATCTGAGACGATCTGGGCAACGTATGATATTGACAAAAATGCTGTCAAACTGCTCTATGTAGGACGTTTGAGTGTGGAGAAGAACTTCGACTTTCTGCTTGATCTGTTCCAACGATACCGCACAAACAGTGATAAGAAAGTGGTCCTGGTCGCAGTAGGAGAGGGTAGCCGCCTGAAAGAAAAAGAGCGGCTAAAAGAGGAGGGGATCTATCTGCTGGGCAGAAAAAAAGGGGAAGAACTTTCACGTATCTATGCCAGCAGCGACCTTTTTGTTTTTCCTTCCGTCACTGAAACCCTGGGGCAGGCGGTTATGGAAGCCGCTGCAAGCGGATTGAGCGCTGTCGTATCCAATCAGGGCGGCGTGACACAAAGCGTTGAACACGGGGTAAACGGTTACTGTGTCGATACAAATAATGAGCTGCTGTGGCTGGAAAAAATGGATGAACTTATCTGTAATGGTTCATTACGCAGAGAGATGGGGCAATCGGCAAGAGCTAAAATGGAAGGAAGGTCAATAAAATCAAGCTGTGAACAGTTTTTAAAGCAGCACGATTTTGAATTAAGAGAGAAGAGAGGGTGA
- the metK gene encoding methionine adenosyltransferase produces MTREYIFTSESVTEGHPDKMADQISDAILDDIIAKDPKAHVACETLVSNGFCVIAGELKTHAYTPMQDIVRQVVKEIGYTDATYGFDHRSAAVLNAIGEQSPDIDQGVAQAGGEIGAGDQGLMFGFACKETPELMPLPIHLAHRITERLAEVRKEGIIPYLRPDGKAQISVKYAGGKPVSVETVVVSTQHHEEVSQEQLHKDVIEEVIKKVIPAELLSENVKYHINPTGKFVIGGPQGDAGLTGRKIIVDTYGGSCPHGGGAFSGKDPTKVDRSAAYAARHVAKNLVASGACERATIQVAYAIGVVKPVSIMVNTHGTGVVDEEKIEECVKELFDLTPKGIIDALDLLRPIYRKTAAYGHFGRELPEFTWEKTDRAEEIRNYLGL; encoded by the coding sequence ATGACTAGAGAGTATATTTTTACTTCTGAGTCTGTAACAGAAGGGCATCCTGACAAGATGGCCGATCAGATTAGTGATGCTATTCTGGATGACATTATTGCTAAAGATCCTAAAGCGCACGTCGCGTGTGAGACTTTGGTTTCGAATGGTTTTTGTGTAATTGCAGGCGAATTAAAAACACATGCGTATACCCCGATGCAGGATATTGTACGTCAGGTAGTAAAAGAGATCGGCTATACCGATGCCACCTATGGATTTGACCACCGCTCTGCGGCTGTCTTGAATGCTATTGGCGAGCAGTCGCCGGACATCGACCAGGGTGTTGCCCAGGCCGGTGGGGAGATCGGCGCAGGTGACCAGGGACTGATGTTCGGTTTTGCATGCAAAGAGACACCTGAGCTGATGCCGCTGCCGATTCACTTGGCACATCGCATCACGGAACGTCTGGCAGAAGTCCGCAAAGAGGGAATTATCCCGTATCTTCGTCCGGACGGAAAAGCGCAGATCTCTGTAAAATATGCAGGCGGAAAACCTGTCTCTGTTGAAACGGTTGTTGTCTCAACACAACACCATGAAGAAGTCTCCCAAGAACAGCTGCATAAAGATGTTATCGAAGAGGTCATTAAAAAGGTGATTCCGGCGGAACTGTTGAGTGAAAATGTAAAGTACCACATCAATCCGACCGGTAAATTCGTAATCGGCGGACCGCAAGGTGATGCGGGTCTTACAGGCCGTAAGATTATTGTTGACACCTACGGCGGTTCATGTCCGCACGGCGGGGGCGCTTTCTCAGGAAAAGATCCAACCAAGGTAGACCGTTCAGCTGCTTACGCTGCGCGTCACGTTGCAAAAAACCTGGTGGCCTCCGGTGCGTGTGAACGTGCAACGATCCAGGTCGCTTATGCGATCGGTGTTGTCAAACCGGTCTCGATCATGGTCAATACGCATGGTACAGGTGTTGTTGATGAAGAGAAGATCGAAGAGTGTGTTAAAGAACTTTTTGACTTGACGCCTAAAGGTATTATCGATGCACTCGATCTATTGCGCCCTATCTATCGTAAAACAGCGGCATACGGCCATTTTGGTCGTGAACTGCCTGAATTTACGTGGGAAAAGACCGACAGAGCTGAAGAGATCAGGAACTATTTAGGGCTCTAA
- the plsX gene encoding phosphate acyltransferase PlsX, whose protein sequence is MVKIAIDAMGGDFGPEPIVKGCLLALKERKFEPILVGKRDEILSLLPKGYKNKILIVDADDVIDMSDAATDALKRKESSIYKAVELVKNGEAQGVVSAGHSGATMTLATLRLGRLKHVSRPALVTLMPSKGKQRTVLLDVGANVDCSADNLVEFAVMGQYYAHDMLGIEKPSIGLLANGEEASKGNEVTKAAFKKLQGYEGFKGNVEGSDIFNGSCNVIVCDGFIGNLVLKTAEGVASTISFFIKDYIRKSPIAITGALLMRKVFKLLKRQIDYAEVGGAPLIGIKGCAIVSHGKSNPKAIKNAIFQAIRYVDTGVNEHIERSLTQLVEGK, encoded by the coding sequence ATGGTGAAAATTGCGATTGACGCAATGGGCGGGGACTTTGGTCCCGAGCCAATTGTCAAGGGTTGTTTATTAGCACTAAAAGAGCGTAAGTTCGAGCCAATTCTGGTTGGTAAACGAGATGAGATTTTGTCTTTGTTACCCAAGGGTTATAAAAATAAGATTTTGATTGTGGACGCTGATGACGTTATAGATATGTCGGATGCAGCAACCGATGCATTAAAGCGAAAAGAGAGCTCTATCTACAAGGCTGTCGAGCTGGTCAAAAACGGCGAAGCACAGGGTGTCGTCTCTGCAGGTCACAGCGGTGCGACCATGACATTGGCCACACTCCGTCTGGGCCGGTTGAAACATGTTTCCCGTCCGGCACTGGTGACATTGATGCCGAGTAAGGGGAAACAGCGCACCGTTCTTCTGGATGTTGGCGCGAATGTCGACTGCAGTGCTGATAACCTTGTAGAGTTCGCCGTGATGGGACAATATTATGCTCACGACATGCTTGGTATCGAAAAACCGAGTATCGGCCTTCTCGCCAATGGGGAAGAGGCATCAAAAGGCAACGAGGTGACAAAGGCTGCGTTTAAAAAACTGCAGGGTTATGAAGGCTTTAAAGGCAATGTTGAAGGAAGCGATATCTTTAACGGTTCGTGCAATGTCATTGTTTGTGACGGTTTTATCGGTAACCTTGTATTGAAAACGGCAGAAGGTGTTGCAAGCACCATTTCGTTCTTCATCAAAGACTATATCCGTAAGTCACCTATTGCGATTACGGGTGCACTGCTGATGCGTAAGGTATTCAAGCTGCTTAAAAGGCAGATTGACTATGCAGAAGTGGGCGGTGCACCGCTTATCGGCATTAAGGGGTGTGCGATCGTCAGTCACGGAAAAAGTAACCCAAAAGCGATCAAAAATGCTATTTTTCAAGCAATCCGTTATGTCGATACCGGCGTCAATGAACATATTGAACGCTCATTAACGCAACTAGTTGAAGGTAAATAA
- a CDS encoding beta-ketoacyl-ACP synthase III, with the protein MYAAFRSIGAYAPEKILSNDELTKMVDTTDEWITKRTGIKERRIAAENETTSDMAVKAAEKAIERSGLNKSDIDMIVVATISPDYFNMPSTATVVAHKMGLDKVTAFDISAACTGFIYVLSVAKAFIESGMKKNVLIVGAEKMSAITDYTDRGTCILFGDGAGAAVISATENKEEAIVDIHTAADGSLGDFLMTPDGGTGNPHKNELKAEASFIQMKGNETFKIAVRTLTNDVVDILKTNNITPNEVTHFVPHQANYRIIKAVGDALKFRDEQVVLTVAKYGNTSGASIPMAINEVYEQGKLKAGDLMLLDAFGGGLTWGSALVPFSPLTK; encoded by the coding sequence ATGTACGCTGCTTTTCGTTCTATCGGGGCCTATGCACCGGAAAAGATTCTATCTAATGATGAGTTGACCAAAATGGTCGATACCACTGATGAGTGGATTACCAAACGTACCGGTATCAAAGAACGCCGTATTGCGGCAGAAAATGAGACCACGTCCGATATGGCGGTAAAAGCGGCTGAAAAAGCGATTGAACGTTCGGGGCTTAATAAGAGTGATATCGATATGATTGTTGTTGCGACGATCTCGCCGGACTATTTCAACATGCCCTCTACCGCTACGGTGGTTGCCCACAAGATGGGACTTGATAAGGTGACTGCTTTTGATATATCTGCAGCTTGTACAGGGTTTATCTATGTGCTCAGTGTCGCGAAAGCGTTTATTGAATCCGGTATGAAGAAAAATGTACTGATCGTAGGCGCAGAAAAGATGTCCGCGATAACGGATTACACGGACCGCGGTACCTGCATCCTGTTCGGTGACGGTGCCGGTGCGGCTGTTATCTCTGCAACTGAAAACAAAGAAGAAGCGATTGTCGATATCCATACAGCTGCTGACGGAAGTCTGGGTGATTTTTTGATGACCCCGGACGGCGGTACGGGAAATCCGCACAAGAACGAGCTAAAAGCAGAGGCCTCTTTTATTCAGATGAAAGGCAACGAGACTTTTAAAATCGCCGTTCGCACTTTGACGAATGACGTGGTTGATATTCTTAAAACGAACAACATCACACCGAATGAAGTCACGCATTTTGTTCCGCACCAAGCCAATTACCGTATCATTAAAGCGGTTGGCGATGCACTTAAATTCAGAGATGAACAGGTTGTCCTGACGGTTGCGAAGTATGGTAATACTTCGGGTGCTTCGATTCCTATGGCGATCAATGAGGTATATGAACAAGGTAAATTGAAGGCAGGCGATTTGATGCTGCTGGATGCTTTTGGCGGCGGACTTACCTGGGGTTCAGCGCTGGTTCCGTTTTCTCCTCTGACTAAATAA
- the rpmF gene encoding 50S ribosomal protein L32 — protein sequence MAVPKRRVSHSRSAKRRTHYKITLARPVKDKDGTYKLPHHINPTTGEYK from the coding sequence ATGGCAGTACCTAAGAGAAGAGTATCACACTCACGTTCGGCAAAACGCAGAACGCACTATAAGATCACACTAGCACGCCCGGTTAAAGATAAAGATGGCACATACAAGTTGCCACACCACATTAACCCGACTACTGGCGAGTACAAATAA
- the ndk gene encoding nucleoside-diphosphate kinase: MERTLSIIKPDAVAKGVIGKILDRFESNGLRIAATKKLQLSRQDAEAFYAVHSERPFFKDLVDFMISGPVVVSVLEGEDAMKKNRDLMGATNPKEAEAGTIRADFAENIDANAVHGSDSLENAAVEIAFFFAEREIA; the protein is encoded by the coding sequence ATGGAACGCACACTATCAATCATCAAACCTGACGCAGTGGCTAAAGGTGTTATCGGCAAGATCCTAGATCGCTTTGAAAGCAATGGTCTTCGTATTGCAGCAACAAAAAAACTTCAACTGTCTCGTCAGGATGCTGAGGCGTTTTATGCGGTTCACAGCGAGCGTCCTTTCTTTAAAGACCTTGTTGACTTCATGATCTCTGGTCCTGTTGTCGTTTCTGTCCTTGAAGGCGAAGATGCAATGAAAAAAAACCGTGACCTTATGGGCGCAACAAACCCTAAAGAAGCTGAAGCAGGAACAATCCGTGCTGATTTCGCTGAGAACATCGATGCGAACGCAGTTCACGGAAGTGACTCTTTGGAAAATGCTGCGGTTGAGATCGCTTTCTTTTTTGCTGAGAGAGAGATCGCGTAA